From Montipora foliosa isolate CH-2021 chromosome 6, ASM3666993v2, whole genome shotgun sequence, a single genomic window includes:
- the LOC138008415 gene encoding vacuolar protein sorting-associated protein 72 homolog, which translates to MADSANVESLVKGRESRRNAGNLMSKLIEDEQDVDDFYKTAFGGFEEVSGDEKYETEDEEADVIDSDFSISETDEVIDDQADEEPKRKRQKHIIKPYKAPAKDADRPKATNRDPEVKKRRVFEEEPREGVRKSTRALTVERAQATKNRFRQEKEKKTLLKKQQPKRFRDMRRLTQEELLAEAKITEEENIASLQAYQQLEADKKKTKIQKVALKGPVIRFHSLSMPVLEVTEPLVKVDDNEDEEISVDSSKRCCRNFLIFTDAKSFPSTYFPTKKPKIPHRTYCPVTGLPARYQDPITGLPYANTQAFRYIRERYALQLEEMKGKASETEPRRTNTRKSQ; encoded by the coding sequence ATGGCAGACAGTGCAAATGTAGAAAGCCTTGTCAAAGGCAGGGAATCTCGTCGAAATGCTGGTAATTTGATGTCTAAACTGATAGAAGATGAACAAGATGTTGATGATTTTTATAAAACGGCTTTCGGAGGATTCGAAGAGGTGTCAGGAGATGAGAAATACGAAACAGAAGACGAAGAAGCAGACGTTATTGATTCTGATTTTAGTATTTCTGAAACAGATGAAGTGATTGACGATCAGGCAGACGAAGAACCCAAGCGAAAGCGCCAAAAACACATAATAAAACCATATAAGGCTCCCGCAAAAGATGCAGACAGACCAAAAGCAACCAACAGAGATCCTGAAGTGAAAAAGCGAAGAGTCTTTGAAGAAGAACCTCGAGAAGGAGTAAGAAAGTCCACTCGTGCGTTGACGGTTGAGCGCGCTCAAGCAACAAAGAATCGGTTcagacaagaaaaagaaaagaagacttTGCTTAAGAAACAGCAACCGAAGAGGTTTAGGGATATGAGACGCCTGACACAAGAGGAACTTTTGGCGGAGGCTAAAATAACTGAAGAAGAGAATATTGCTTCTTTACAAGCTTATCAGCAGCTGGAGGCggacaaaaagaaaaccaaaattcAGAAAGTGGCCCTAAAGGGTCCTGTGATTCGCTTTCACTCGCTATCAATGCCAGTACTGGAAGTGACAGAACCATTAGTTAAAGTTGACGATAATGAGGATGAAGAGATCAGCGTTGATTCAAGCAAGCGATGTTGCAGGAACTTTTTGATTTTTACAGATGCAAAGAGCTTTCCTTCCACATACTTCCCAACCAAAAAGCCAAAGATTCCCCACAGGACCTATTGCCCTGTCACAGGATTACCAGCTCGATATCAAGATCCTATCACAGGGCTACCATATGCAAATACTCAGGCATTTAGGTACATAAGAGAGCGATATGCACTTCAGTTGGAAGAAATGAAAGGCAAGGCTTCAGAAACTGAACCAAGGCGTACCAATACTCGGAAATCTCAGTGA